A stretch of DNA from Oharaeibacter diazotrophicus:
GAGGTGACCGCGACGATGCTCGGCGACGGGGCGGCCGGCGACATCTACGACCTGACGCAGCGTGCCGAGATCGACCTCGCGGTGGCCGACCACGATCGGGCGCGGCGGATCGCCACCTTCGACGCCGGACTGGTCGCGATCGACGACGCCACGCGCGCGCTCGCCGCCGCGGTGGAGACGGGCGCGCATGCGCTGAGCGGTGTCCTGACGGCGGTGCAGGTCGAGCGCGTCGAGCGCTCGGGCACCGTCTTCGAGGGCATCGTGCACATCAAGAGCGCGGTGGTGACCGTCGCGCTCACCTACACCAGCGACCGCCCGTTCTGAGGCGAGGAGACGAGACCATGCCGACGACCCCCACCCCCGACGCCAAGACCCTCGAGCTCAACCTCGGCCGGGAGGCGACCTACGGCGTCGCGCCCGCGTCCTACGTCAGGACCTACGTCTATTCCTACGGCGTCAAGCCCGACAAGCCGCTCGAGGACGACCGCATCCTCGGCGTCGGCCTCACCACGGCGCGCGACCAGAGCGAGCCGGCGCCGGGGCTGGTGTCGCTCGCCGGATCGGTCGAGGTGCCGCTCGACATGCGCCACCTCGGCTACTGGCTGACGCTCTTGTTCGGCGACGCGGTCAAGACCGGCTCGGGGCCCTACCAGCACGTGTTCACGTCCGGCGCGGCGAGCCTGCCGACGGCGACGATCGCCAGCCAGATCGGCGGCTCGGGGCCGCGCCAGGATACCGGCCTCGTGGCGCGGTCGGGCCGGTTCGCCCTCGCCGCCGAGGCCGGGTTCCGAAGGGTCACGCTCGATCTCGCGGGCAAGGATCGGACCTATCCGGGATCGCTGTCGATCACGCCGCCGACGCCGCCGGTGCGGGCGCCGATGCCGTCGGCGACCGGAATCCTCAAGATCGACGGCAGCCAGGCCGCCAAGGTGCTGGCCTTCGACGGCACCTACGCCAACGGTTTCGAGGAGGAGCGCTACCTCGACGGTGCCGCCACGGTGTCGGGTTTCGCCCCCGGCCAGAACGACGCGAAGTGGTCGGGGTCGATGCGGGTGCGGTGGATGGACTCCACGCTGGAAGCGCAGGCCGCGGCCGGCACGCCGTCGAGCGTGGAGATGGTCTACCAGCTCTCGGCCAGCCTCAAGCTGTCGCTCCTCTCCGCCAACGTCGTGTTCCAGCGCTCCGGGCCGGACATCGGCGCGCCCGGGCGGATCGAACAGACGCTCGCGTGGCGGGCGCATCAGACCGGCGCCGCGGCGATGCTGGTGGCGACGCTGACCAACGACGTCGCGACGGGGTACCTGTCGTGATCCGCCTGCATCCGGTGGGCGCGCCCATGCCCGTGGTCACCGTCCCGCTGGTGGCCGGCGCGAGCGTCAGCGTCCGCGTCCTCGACGCGGTCGCGGCGCATCAGGTCGAAGCCGAGGCGACCGACCTGCATCGCAGGATCCGCGACGGCGCCGACGTGCTCGCCGCCATCGGCACCGACCTGCCGCCCGTCTGCGGCGACGGGTCCGACAAGGGGCTCGGGCTCTATCTCGAGGACTACGTTCTCGGCCGCCTGGCGATCGTGGCGTGGACGGGGATCGGAGACGAGGACGGCGAGCCGGTCGATCCGACGCCGACGGCGATCGCCGCGGTGATGCGGGATCCGGCGCTCGCCAAGGCGATCCGCGACGCGGCGACGGCGCCGCTCCACGCGACCATCGCCGAGGGAAAAGGCTGAGCCACCTCGCCAAGTGGCGCGCGGGAGGTGGCCGGAGCTATTGCGCCGGATGCCGTGCCGAGGGCGCGGCCTGTGCCAAGGGGCATCGCGACGAGAGCGGGTGGGTGTGCCCCGAGGTGGAGCACGCCCCCGCGACGGCGCACGGCCGCATGGCGCTGGAGATGGTCGATCGGCCGGGTCTGTGGCCCCGGGCCGGGATTTCCGGGCTGATCACGGGGCTCGATTGGGCGGCGGCGGCGGCCCTCAGGCCGGCGGGCATCGCCGCGGACGCGTGGGCGGGGCTGCTCGCCGGGGTCGAGGCAGGCGTGATCGCGCAGGTCGTCGAGGCGGCGGAAAGGAAGAGCGACAATGGCTGAGAAAAAGTCCGAGGTGGTGATCCGCCTCGCGATCAAGGACGCCGAGAAGGTCGAGCAAGCGCTCCGCAAGCTCGGCGCCAGCGGCGACGCGGCGCTGCGGGCGATGGCCGAGGCGGCGACGCCGGCGAGTCATGGATTGCAGATCCTGTCCGGCTTCGCAGAGGGCGCGCGCTCCGAGATGGAGGCGCTCTCCGGACGGCTCGGCCCGCTCGGCGGCACTCTGTCGGCGCTCGGACCGGCCGGTCTGATCGGCGGCGCGGCGGTAGCGGGCATCGGCGCGGCGGCGGTTTCGACGGTGCGCTCGCTCGCCGATCTGAAGCGCGAGGCGCAGACGGCCGGCATCGACGTCGGCTCATTCCAGCGGCTCAGGATCGTGGCGATCGACACCGGCGTCGAGATCGGCGCGCTGGTCGACGGCATCAAGGAGCTGCAGCTGAGGACGGACGAGTACGTCCAGACCGGCGGCGGCCCGGCGGCGGAGAGCTTCAAGCGGCTCGGGCTGACGGCGGGCGACCTCGCGCGCGCCCTGCACGATCCGGCCGAGTTGCTCACCACGCTGATCGGGCGGATCGAGAAGCTCGACCAGGCGGCGCGTGTCAGGGTGCTCGACGAGGTGTTCGGCGGTCAGGCGGCCGAGCGCTTCCTCGCCCTGGTCGAACAGGGCGAGGACGGGATCCGCGAAATCATCCGGGCGGGCGAGGACGCCGGCCGGGTGATCGATACGGAGATGGTCGAGCGTGCCGCCGAGGTGGATCGGCGGTTCCAGAAGATCGCCGACACGGTCTCGCAGAACGTCAAGGGCGCGATCGTCTCGGCGACCTTCGCGCTCGGTGATCTGCTCGACGGCCTCGCGAGTGCGCCGAAGTCCATCGCCAAGATGACGGACGAGGAACTCGCGGCAGTGGCGCGACCGACCGAGTATGTCGGTGGAACGCGAAATAAGGAGTTGGTGCCGAAGATCATCCCTCCAAAGATAACGGTCGGGAGAGCGGGTGAGGTCGACAACCCGGAGTATCTGCGCCAGCAAGAGGCTATTGAAGAACTTCGCCGCAGAGCAGAAGAGAGAGAGCGCAACTCACGCTTTTCGGACTATGAGCGACGGCGAGAACGGGAGCGTCAATCGCCGCTGATCCACCCAGAGGACGCTCCCCTCCCGACGAAGAAGCCGAACCTGCTTGCAATGCCGGAGCCGCAGCAGCAGGCCGATGCGGTGCGCGAGCACATCGAGGCGCTGGAACGCGAGCTCGACCTGGTCGACAAGTCGGCGCTGGCGCAGCGGATCGCCGCCGAGGTGCGCAAGCTCGAGGAAGAGGCGACGCGCCAGGGCACCGAAGCGACCGAGGCGCAGAGGGCGGCGGTGGCGGCCCTGGTGACGGCGATCGACGCCAAGGCGCGGGCGACGGAGGACGCGAAGCGGCGCGAGGAAGAGGCGATCGAGGCGACGCGACGGGCGGCGGACAGCGCGCGCGGGCTCGGCCGCGACTTCTTCGGCGGACTGCTGTCGGACCTCGAGCGCGGCGTCGACCTCTTCGACGCGCTCGGCGACGCCCTCGACCGGTTCGCGAGCCGCCTCCTCGACATGGCGCTCGACGACGTGTTCGACGCGCTGTTCCCGGATCCGTCGCAAGCCGGAGCGGCACCGCAGAGCCGTCTCGGCGGCCTCGTCTCCTATCTCTTCGGCGACCGGCCGGCTCCGGCCGGCGCCGCAGCCGGATCGGCGCCGACTTCGGCGACCGGTGCTGCGCCGGTCGCCGCCGTTTCCGCGGCCCTGCGGAGCGATCCGGTCGATTTCGGGCGCCTCGTGGTCCCGGGCGCCTCGGCGGACACGCTGAGGGACGGCCGGTCGCTCAACCCGGCCGCCGCGTGGCGGGCGCTGAAGGGAATGGGATACTCCGACGTCCACGCGGCGGCGGCCCTCGGCAATTGGCGGCAGGAGAGCGGGCTCAGGCTCGACGCCTGGAACGCGAACGAAAAGGCCTTCGGCCTCGAACAGTGGCGGGGAGACCGGCTCGACAATCTGGCGACGGTCGCCGACCGGATGAAGGTGTCGGCGCTCGACCCGCGGGCGCAGCTCGCCCATTTCGACGCCGAGATTCGCGGTGTCGTCGGCACGGAAGGGCGCTTCGGCCGGGACTTCCTGGCCGCGCGGGACCTCGAGGGGGCGAATCAAGCGCTGAAGCGGGTGATCCGCTACGGCGACGACAGCGAGGGGACGCGGCTCGGCTACGCGCGCGAGTATCTGGCGCGCTACGGTGGTCAGGCCGCCCCGCCGACGGTCGACCCCGAGGCCATCCAAGCGCTGCAGCAGCTCGGCGGGAGCGCGCGGACCTCGGCCGAGGCGGTGGCCGGCCTCGGCAGCGGGGCCGACGACGCGGCCAAGGTGCTGGCCGACGCCTTTTCCCCTTCCGACGCGGTCGCGAAGGCCGCGGCCCCGTCTCCGGCGAGCGCTCCGGCGGGCGGCGCCGACCCGGCGGCGAGCCTCGGGCAGCTGTTCCAGAACCTGTTCCAGGGAAT
This window harbors:
- a CDS encoding phage tail tube protein, with the translated sequence MPTTPTPDAKTLELNLGREATYGVAPASYVRTYVYSYGVKPDKPLEDDRILGVGLTTARDQSEPAPGLVSLAGSVEVPLDMRHLGYWLTLLFGDAVKTGSGPYQHVFTSGAASLPTATIASQIGGSGPRQDTGLVARSGRFALAAEAGFRRVTLDLAGKDRTYPGSLSITPPTPPVRAPMPSATGILKIDGSQAAKVLAFDGTYANGFEEERYLDGAATVSGFAPGQNDAKWSGSMRVRWMDSTLEAQAAAGTPSSVEMVYQLSASLKLSLLSANVVFQRSGPDIGAPGRIEQTLAWRAHQTGAAAMLVATLTNDVATGYLS
- a CDS encoding phage tail tip lysozyme, translated to MAEKKSEVVIRLAIKDAEKVEQALRKLGASGDAALRAMAEAATPASHGLQILSGFAEGARSEMEALSGRLGPLGGTLSALGPAGLIGGAAVAGIGAAAVSTVRSLADLKREAQTAGIDVGSFQRLRIVAIDTGVEIGALVDGIKELQLRTDEYVQTGGGPAAESFKRLGLTAGDLARALHDPAELLTTLIGRIEKLDQAARVRVLDEVFGGQAAERFLALVEQGEDGIREIIRAGEDAGRVIDTEMVERAAEVDRRFQKIADTVSQNVKGAIVSATFALGDLLDGLASAPKSIAKMTDEELAAVARPTEYVGGTRNKELVPKIIPPKITVGRAGEVDNPEYLRQQEAIEELRRRAEERERNSRFSDYERRRERERQSPLIHPEDAPLPTKKPNLLAMPEPQQQADAVREHIEALERELDLVDKSALAQRIAAEVRKLEEEATRQGTEATEAQRAAVAALVTAIDAKARATEDAKRREEEAIEATRRAADSARGLGRDFFGGLLSDLERGVDLFDALGDALDRFASRLLDMALDDVFDALFPDPSQAGAAPQSRLGGLVSYLFGDRPAPAGAAAGSAPTSATGAAPVAAVSAALRSDPVDFGRLVVPGASADTLRDGRSLNPAAAWRALKGMGYSDVHAAAALGNWRQESGLRLDAWNANEKAFGLEQWRGDRLDNLATVADRMKVSALDPRAQLAHFDAEIRGVVGTEGRFGRDFLAARDLEGANQALKRVIRYGDDSEGTRLGYAREYLARYGGQAAPPTVDPEAIQALQQLGGSARTSAEAVAGLGSGADDAAKVLADAFSPSDAVAKAAAPSPASAPAGGADPAASLGQLFQNLFQGIGGIFSSLIGLITSALGGGGAGGGLGGFLGAILGLFGASPKARGGRFQTGQPLLVGEEGPELIKPDFAGEVVTAPATERAIEEAERRRTMEPIPAVGLAGWRSLRSREVEREMTMAEDARKSFAMRRDYGLSGGDPFGGVGLKAMFPAAQTPVRPVFQTVVENNTGAKVETREEDDGMGGRRQRVVISEAVADALASPGPTRRTMASAFGTRPRITRR